The Argiope bruennichi chromosome 9, qqArgBrue1.1, whole genome shotgun sequence nucleotide sequence CAAGAATTTTGTAACAGAAACAAAGAAAGTGCTCTTTTCTACTTTACTTACTTTCTATAGGAACAACTAATTCTATACATTCCAAAATATTAGAGCtcaaattgtgaattaaaaaagtagtttttttgcTTCAACTTGCAAATCCATTTAAGATTGATTATAGATCACGTTAACATTGCAGTTTATTTGCGAAGCGAATTACcaataagttatttattaattatgaaaattcctTACCATTCTCTTTATTACATTTACAAGAAGGACAAGGAAGAGTCGAGTGATCTATGCTGCATCCGGGCTCGTCGCATTTGGGCATGGAGCACGCGACTTGCCTGTTGGTGGTGTCATTGCTACACTCGCAACTGGGACAAGGGAGAGTCGAATAATCCATGCTGCATCCGGGCTCGTCACATACGGGCATGGAACATGCTATTTGCCTCTTGGTCCTGTCATTACTGCACTCGCAACTGGGACAAGGGAGAGCCGAGTAATCCATGCTGCATCCGGGCTGGTCGCATTTGGGCATGGTGCAGGCGACTTGCCCATTGGTCTCGTCATTGCTGCACTCGCAACTGGGACAAGGGAGAGTCGAGTAATTTATGCTGCAGCCTGGCTCATCACATTTGGGCATGGTGCACGCAATATTCATGGAGGAGCGTTTACTTCTAGCTGCAGGAATAAATAGAACATACTAAAAACTGAAGTAGTAATTTTTATACTATGTTCACTTTCAAAcaggttaattatttttattataaaataaatctatagttataataaagctcagtgtgtgtgttcTACAGGCCTGatcgtttgatctacagctatcaaatttttcatttttataccttGGAAGCCAAGGATGTCCACCTCGtagcaatttgaatttttaattaaaaattcagtgaaatgTTATCGTTTTCCCACtataacttgcaaaaaaaaaaaatgtgctgtaatattttcacaTCGAGTTCAAAAAACTTTAATGATACTAATGCTTTAAcctacaaattaagtttcgatttttaaaagaaatattttaccatatttttcaacaaaacatttctcacaaaataataaaatttaaagtcaaaaggacaaaaaatagcttttatcaaacATGTCATCACAAGAACAGAagttcaaattacaaaataaactattattgcaaattaaatatataaaaataatttttagcatgtgtttgtatgaagtgaaaaattgaaatgcgatattttctaaaaaaaataaaatacaagccAAAGTTTTGTACGATCTTTTACAGTATCTATactatttaatcaataaaacagttgaatttaaattaaacatggtttaatatatactaTAATCACTCTAATCATAgcccatcagctaatttggggcatacatctgTGAAAAAAGTGaactaaattgtattttatgtaacttgagtcaataaatactcctataaattacgaattttaaaattttacataggtcctctgccTTTTGAATCATATGCAACAAGAATactcttgagacaccaatattttgaataagaatcAATTACTAAAGCAGACTAacttatgaaatttgaatatgctAAATGGAATTatgttaatagatttttaatattccGTGATGCAATATAGAACCaactatttatttatcatttacgATATTATCTAAGGAGGTGAAATAATAAGCAGCAGCTCCAGATAATAGCAGATATATCGGTAACGGGTATTCGGCTCGACCATTATTTAAGCAAGAGTAAGCATTGCATTTTCCTCTCGACATTTGTTTATTCAGTGAAATAATTCAAACTTGAGAAATTCTTTACGATTCTTGCATATTTAAAGCAGAAATGCATTGAAGGCTACGTAAAAACTCATTTGATACGttgtactgatggcgcattagttttacagatgaattaattaaaccggaagtggaattggatcacgaaataagagaatatttttagaatagagttagaatgaagttactatgggctaaattaagataaaatcttggaaattaaaatatcagtccATATATCTGCATTCGaacattgaaatttattgtaaatggTGATTTCACGGCTGTTTTTCAAACTTACTTCCATGATCATCATCACACAGGCAGGCCGGACAAGGCTGGGCATTTGTATCGATCCTGCAATTAGATGGGCAGTTTGGCATGGTGCAAGCTACCCTCTGGGGAGTTTCCGCCTCTGTGGAAATAAACATTTCAGAACTTTATAAGCATAATCATTCTTAGaatgattgattaaatttaaacaagGAAAATTTACCAAACGACTACAGATGGTCAAAAATAAGAACccgtgcaattttttttacataaacattttcgtcttaaaaaaaaaaaaattaagaatttatttaatatccatttgtttctaattttgtaaatatattggtTACCCTTGAACCTTTTGGCAATTAATAAGCAAGTGGTGCgagatatattcatttaatttatttttgcaaatttgaaaaaaaaataactcaaagtAAAAACAAGATTTTTGTCTAGATGGAGACAACCATTAAAATTGGTTCGTCGCAAATACACATGGAGTTTTTTGATGAACAATCAGTTGTAAAATTACATGAAAACAACGATACCGGAGTAATTGCCAGGTAACTTTCCAAGCCAACTTTAATTTcgtccatttaaaaataattgggagAATGAATCCAGAGGGGAAAAAACTTCCATTAACGtttcagaaatgaaatgaaattttaaaaattaaagaaatctgaaGAAATACGAAAAATGTAGgtattattataaagtataatatatattctttgaattatgGAATTGTctctataaaagaaattcatattctTATAACGACTTCCgcaattaaccctttctaaaTCTTCCGACTCTTGAATGTAGTCAAAATCTGAATGCAGCTACATATGGATTTTTATATGCAGCTTGTGTTTTATGTTCCTTCTGCACTCACTCTCGCTATGGGAGGAAGTGATGAAGATATAGACCCAAGTTGAgctataaaattaacttttaatgtaCGGAATTCTTGCATTTTAATGTTTCTCTTATTCAAATCAAtgcagaatttaataattttttttttaatttctggattttattttgaaagttcgCCCAAGTAAAAATTTGATACTTGGATTTTTTCCCCCCCTTCCGTTAACTTCTAAAGCTAACCCACCAAGGAAAAGGcatgaatcattaattttaagatggcaGTTAGATGGGCAGTTAAGAAACTATAGTCAACGTTTCTCCTCTAAAAGGCATACATTACGATATTCACTTTACATACAGTACTTCTATCTGAAATGGAAACTTGACCACCAGTACAAAATTTCCCATGGTTGGACTGAGTTGGTTAGTAATCGAAGGGTTCATATTTGCATATCTAATCCCCCTTCCATTTggtataatattgtaataaagaaggctatttttttactatcaaaaatgaattaaggAAGGTATCGCTtctagaaatctttgtttttctaaatttgtagCTTCCGAATTAAAAGGCTTTCTATTTAAGGCACCAATTATTAAAACTCTAAATATACTATTAAACTGGGAATTACTGGCCATTTTTAAAGTATGCATAACACTCTTTACATTTATCCGATGCATAGTGGCCGCAATTTATGGCTGGTCAAATATAGAAGTAATATAAACCAAAATAAGTATAATCAGtttatagagagaaaaaaaaaatttaaattactttcaagaGGAAAATTCTTGGGAAATGCATTAAGATATAATAAAGTTccttattaaattaagaaacatgaatgcttattttttttccaatgagGGATTACTTTATGCAAGTATGAGCTCAAATTATTAGAAGATACGAATGTTAATCAGGCGGACTTCTGACaagcgttaaaaaaaaaaaaaaaaaaaaaaaggaaaacaccCTAGAACTAGTACTGGATCCAAAACAAGATCTAGCttgcaataatttcattttggaagaaaaaaaaaaacatttataattgaatatgtattcttggaatacaattcattttcattataatatactCGACTCAAATTAATTATCTTATGAATATTTATCTGATGTTCACGGTTTAAAAAATCCCTTGTAATTTAATacaaagccagtttttatttcaagaatttacgAGCAATAGGAAATTAGATCAGGAATCGGTACTCAGGACCAAGGCCGATATACTTATTTGAGACAAAAAACGGATTGTAAATGTTGCTCTTTCGAtttacagattaaattttaattgtatcttttagtcaaagggatttaaaaaaaaaaaaaaaaagagataggGTTCTGGCCATTATGTTTTAAGAATCGCAAAACGGCGACATTAGCTAAATAGGAGTTCAAAATGAATAGTATTGAATCTTTAAAACGAACTATTcttttttgaaactaattatgAATAAACTATTCATTTTGCTATTCTTGTGTAAATCATTAGTTTATGTgcgcattttattcaaaatcacattaaatgcgcatttttaatgcaaaattttccaATAAGGAACATCGGTTGAAAACCCAGCGAGTTCAGACCAACATCCGATACTTTATAttgtattgtttcaaatataaaacaagtaTCGTTGAACTTGGCCAAAGTAAAAATAAtgccaaattttaattgtttagtctCAATCGTggacttcatttaaaaaaaaaaattaatagtgtaTATGAAAAAACTATAAATGACCTcgaatattttagttattttgctATTTGTATAACACTTACaagattgataaaaatattgtactaatattcgaataaaaaataaaaataatcaacatgAAGCTGTTAACTTTCAGAGTGATGATTCTCTGCCACATTAATATCTCAGTCACCATTAAAATAAGCCCGAAAAAGTGCCGGTATTAAAAATAGACTCTTTCTAGAGTtgttaaatggaaaaatttaaaaagttatatataaagaCGCGATTATAAATCAGTTTAGATTCTGCAACCTTAGTtgtcaaaaattcagttttataaaatacgATTCCTGTTAAGattataaatcagaaatataCCTAATGCAAGTCCATACATAAATTGTATAACTACAATTATGTATTCCGttcattttcaagatatttacattttaaaactttaagtaaaaatattacaactttggcacaaaataaaatactagaaggcaataaaactaaaaaaaggtaGCTAGCTAAACTAAGTAATATTGATCGCCAAgttatacgtttttttttatgaagtggAAGCAACTTGAATACAATTAGTAAAATACTTCAGACCTCTAAATCCTAACACATAATATTCACAACCGGAAATACTAGAATAAAAACCAAAGTTTCAAATGATAAACTTACTACAAAATTGTAGAGCAGATCCCAGTAAGAACAACGTTAAAAATAAAGTCTTCATGGCTACGCTCGTATCGTTTCGAATACTCCGGGGCGCTTGGGTCAAGCTATTTATTTAGTTCATCCCCTAACCTTCCCTCCGATAGTGACGTCACTGATGACGTAGACCAAGGGGGGAGTGAAGATTGCACTAGGAAACGTCGCTGCCGTCCGGTCTTTAATGGAAAGTTCCATGTTTTGGACCAAAGAAGATTTGAAGGAGGTATGTAAACAAAACAGCCGTTAAACCGAAGATGGTGTTCCAAAATTATCGTGTCGGCACGATTGTTTCGGTCaattgaaatatgatcttaagaATAAAGTATCTGAGCATTAAATTTAAGAAGAGTCATAAATTCTCTCGAATTATCGAGATTTCTTTTGTTTGTTGGAATTTCGGGGCATTTCTGGAAGCATTGCAGCGGAAATGAGCAATGTTGATAAACAGCTCTGTTGACCAGAGGCATCAGAGTTGATGACGGCCCTGTTTGCAACCTGTTGAGctgatagaaatatatatatatataaaattcttgcaTTTCTACAACAGCAATTTTCAAATCGAATTGTTGAcgtgaaattttataaatcactGAGTGGAAAAATCTGAAGTTGTCTaacaacaataatatttaattcaataataaagctagtttttttaagaaaaaaaaagttgacctTTAAAAgtagtgtttatttttaatctctattTAGATTCAGCAAGTAAGAAAGAAATCTATGCAAATAAGTGAATAGCTATTCATGCTCAATATAACATCATGTAAtgactttatttaaattgatCTACAATGATTCACTACAAAACTGCATCTAATAATTGAGGCACAATTTCTGCATTGTTTAGCAGAGGATTTAGCAAGAGGATTCACCTTTTCACTTTCTTGTTTTCATAATATAGAGAAGTATAgtaaccgtaaaaaaaaaaaaaaaaaaaaaaaaaaatcgaactcgatattttgacgaatcttcaagttttagaCCCACCCCGAGTTCGAAATatgcaattttagaaaatgtccgacttctatctgtctgtgacaaagataactcaaaaacgatttgagctagataattgaaattcgatatacggtctttacaccgaatttgcttatttctatcaaattgtgattAAAACCTTATGAGAGAGAGGCCGTCTGGCCAGcaagacagctagatagataaaattcggtacacagatttaacatctatagtgtaaaatATAGTGTACAAGGAATTGCCGCCTTTCGgtctatacttttagaaacatttaaaggcaataattcaaaaacgcagagacttaaatgtaacaaatttggtacaatattgttaatgaaagtgcagatttgtgtcaaattttagtttcaaccggttgataaaaatgtatctaaaacaaGAATTCggtttcggatactattaaccacatgcctgGAAGTAATAGCCAAAGAAACTTCTCAAGATTGACacgataaattcattaaaaaggctaaattctttttttcttcaatcgTTTGGGAAAAGCGAGTCTAAAACActgattcgattttcggatactactaACCCCATGGCAGGGATAAGTCGCCAAATAATTgtcaaggatgacatgatagattcgataaaaaaatcttaaattaacgTGAAAGTTTAGTATTTCataataccatgcaaggcgttctgtTCCGGGATGACAcctttatcagaaaatatgcgagaaatttttagGGAGACCCCTCCCGCacgttttattttaagatttcaccTTACTTGAATATCCCTTATAATCTAGTTAGGTGACACCTCCagtttcaaaaatgtgattttttataaattcaactaTGCatccataaagaaataaaattgaagaataaaagcaatttttccaTTGAATTACAAAGGAAATGACTCgcaatgatttaatttcatattataaatttaaaaagcaatcatTCGTCGTCCGTATGACAAACGGGCACAATGATTATGGATGGTAAGAATTAcgatgataaatatttatgttgatttcaaatttttcatattcttcttTTGGCTTACTTTCAACCTGCATGATGGTTTCCAGATAAATCAATAGTTTGAAATGTCGCCAAATGCGAATGACAGCTTTtggcaatttaattttaagattttgattttcttcaatacaaagtggatttcaatattttgtcaGAGTGTtgtaactacaattttaatttaattaatttatcaataattttaataaaatgataaatatataatcatattaaggaaatgaaatcatttatgcCATTGTTTTTGATTCTTATTAGAGTGCAAATTAAACATTATACTTGCAAAATACACATTAATGAGTTTTATATTGTCGCATTGAAAAGAGATAGTCGAATCTCCATGGACGAATGGTCAaggcactggtctcataatcgagagaccgtgggttcgaatcccgctagagacaatgcgattcatagtatgtgtaaatatttaattccttgattttatgttttcctttatttcctgctccagaagatactggacatttctttagtttccCAGACAAGTGTTCTAGACTTTtgttactgtctccagaaaagtattctggaactttccctgcttgtataaaagcagaagatttgtcagtcactgtattctgagttcagttaataaattagtttagctctacttcttgtgtgtgtgtgtgtgtgtgtgtgtgtgtgtgtgtgtgtgtgtgtgtgtgtgtgtgtgtgtgtgtgtgtgtgtgtgtgtgtgtgtgtgtgtgtgtgtgtgtgtgtgtgtgtgtgtgcgcgcgcgtgtgtgtgtcattgagttctatactaaagtatctacgtgacaatattgaGTTTCCCAGTCAATCACTTATTTATGAGTTTTAATCCTCTGATTGAACGAGGAACtcttcatttataattcatcCATTCTATATAAAAAGGATACTTAAACTTTCCCAGAtgatttttatctgtttaattaATTGGTGCTGTGACTTAATGTGACAGATTCGAATATCAAAAATCCGTTAACTCCAAATGGAAGTAAAATTCTTCACTGTATGCGATCAAGTTAAAAGGCAGAATCTTTGAAGAAAAcattcattccattttatttatttatttgtaatattttacaagATTTGATCTCGGTATGTCATTTTTCTGATACAATTTCAATCGGATAGTTAAATACgaaaacaagaatttatttttaaagcatgtcTGTTGTTCCCAATTTTTATTCCACAAAATTcgtatttttagatatttacatCCTGGTATACAAAGTACtgaaagagaaagaattgtaatcttcaaaaaattcgaaccc carries:
- the LOC129984709 gene encoding uncharacterized protein LOC129984709, which encodes MKTLFLTLFLLGSALQFCKAETPQRVACTMPNCPSNCRIDTNAQPCPACLCDDDHGTRSKRSSMNIACTMPKCDEPGCSINYSTLPCPSCECSNDETNGQVACTMPKCDQPGCSMDYSALPCPSCECSNDRTKRQIACSMPVCDEPGCSMDYSTLPCPSCECSNDTTNRQVACSMPKCDEPGCSIDHSTLPCPSCKCNKENARRRRSPQYDRGPQCSTPRCQSGCTVDYSAYPCPICRCNTDINGNPYSMQCSTPNCPRGCMIDYNDKPCPTCKCGGRNNGYPYGIQCSPPNCPRGCTLDYNSSPCPSCKCNNGRDNGQRVNPGRVQCSTPKCDPPCRLNYVTAGCPQCDCSRRNG